Proteins encoded within one genomic window of Corynebacterium aurimucosum:
- a CDS encoding lipase family protein: MGRTKATTGPVRAAQTTAGKAWAKACAAAVGAATLMAGLSGTAASLPAARAQTAFGSMADVTPVGAVKQGVPMRDVAKRNEPIFRSGLPAVSPQGGPGTVLAEVPLDPRAGLGSASKRFRVAYTTTDRHGRPATSTGAVYLPNGQTPEGGWPVLAWAHGAVGMGDECAPSIDARMPRDAEYLNRWLDMGYAIVATDYVGLDSPGLHSYLNGKLAAENVVDSVAAAHKMAGTQGQLAKKWAVIGQSQGGGEWRSTSRTGRHH; encoded by the coding sequence ATGGGACGCACTAAAGCCACGACGGGACCAGTTAGGGCTGCACAGACTACGGCGGGGAAAGCATGGGCTAAGGCCTGCGCAGCTGCGGTAGGCGCCGCGACCCTAATGGCGGGGCTATCCGGCACGGCAGCGTCACTGCCTGCAGCGCGTGCGCAGACGGCGTTCGGCTCAATGGCGGATGTCACGCCAGTGGGGGCGGTGAAGCAGGGGGTGCCGATGCGCGACGTCGCAAAGCGCAATGAACCGATCTTCCGCAGTGGTCTCCCCGCTGTGTCGCCGCAGGGAGGTCCCGGTACGGTGTTGGCGGAGGTACCGCTTGATCCGCGGGCGGGGTTGGGTAGCGCGTCGAAGCGATTCCGCGTCGCCTACACAACCACTGACCGGCACGGACGCCCCGCAACCAGCACGGGGGCGGTATATCTCCCGAATGGCCAGACGCCGGAGGGCGGATGGCCGGTGCTCGCATGGGCGCACGGCGCGGTGGGCATGGGGGATGAGTGTGCGCCGTCGATAGATGCGCGCATGCCGCGCGACGCGGAGTACCTCAACCGCTGGCTAGACATGGGGTACGCCATCGTGGCGACGGATTACGTCGGGTTGGACTCGCCCGGCCTGCACAGCTACCTCAACGGCAAGTTGGCAGCGGAAAACGTGGTCGACTCGGTGGCGGCTGCGCACAAGATGGCGGGCACGCAGGGGCAGCTGGCGAAAAAGTGGGCGGTGATCGGGCAGTCACAAGGAGGGGGGGAGTGGCGCTCCACGTCGCGCACCGGGCGACACCACTGA
- a CDS encoding alpha/beta hydrolase, whose amino-acid sequence MEQNKRVAGSALAALSALTLGVGMMATPPVAQAQSSSSSIVDEAGSSVNLGSEMGEVPERDAPVYRSGLPDVEPQGEPGTVLAEVPLDVNVGLSSASEQYRIAYTTVDQHGNPAVSTGAVYLPEGEKPEGGWPVLAWAHGTVGQSDECAPSINPLWPVEEEYLNTFLDEGYAIVATDYVGLDSPGFHSYLNGKVAAENVVDSVAAAHQMDATTDTEPVLADEWAVIGQSQGGGVALHVAHRATELSEDLEFDYRGGVATGAPAYVENLLLTFGPSFPPMPLPEIMGTYMLYVLASVYEANPDIDFDSALTDEGRRMIAASEQSCLFEVGEAMEGVNLARAFKKPLREVPGADAAIREFLATPVSGYDKPVFLGHGLFDSDVPTPIGVILNSSMWLRQFIGSPRNNRVVVRWYPADHVDTMNESTADSVPFLDGIMN is encoded by the coding sequence ATGGAGCAGAACAAGCGAGTTGCCGGGAGCGCACTGGCCGCGTTGAGCGCACTGACGCTGGGCGTTGGCATGATGGCAACACCCCCGGTGGCGCAGGCGCAAAGCTCGTCGAGCTCCATTGTCGACGAGGCCGGCAGTTCGGTGAACCTGGGCTCAGAGATGGGGGAAGTCCCTGAGCGGGATGCGCCGGTCTACCGCAGCGGCTTGCCTGACGTGGAACCGCAGGGCGAGCCGGGCACTGTGCTGGCTGAGGTGCCGCTAGATGTCAATGTCGGACTTTCGAGTGCGTCGGAGCAGTACCGCATCGCCTACACCACCGTTGACCAGCACGGAAATCCTGCTGTGAGCACCGGAGCAGTGTACCTGCCGGAGGGCGAGAAGCCGGAGGGCGGCTGGCCGGTGCTGGCATGGGCGCACGGCACTGTGGGTCAGAGCGATGAATGCGCACCGTCAATCAACCCCCTGTGGCCGGTCGAGGAAGAGTACCTCAACACCTTCTTGGACGAGGGCTACGCAATCGTCGCCACGGATTACGTGGGGTTGGATTCGCCCGGGTTCCACAGCTACCTCAACGGCAAGGTCGCGGCGGAAAACGTGGTGGACTCTGTTGCGGCTGCGCACCAGATGGACGCGACAACGGACACTGAGCCCGTGTTGGCGGACGAGTGGGCAGTGATCGGGCAGTCCCAGGGCGGCGGTGTGGCTCTCCACGTCGCGCACAGGGCAACAGAGCTGAGCGAAGACCTCGAGTTCGACTACCGCGGCGGGGTGGCCACGGGCGCGCCGGCGTACGTTGAGAATCTGTTGCTCACCTTTGGCCCCTCCTTCCCGCCCATGCCGCTTCCGGAGATCATGGGAACGTACATGCTCTACGTCCTGGCTTCTGTGTACGAGGCGAACCCGGACATCGACTTCGACTCAGCGCTTACCGACGAAGGCCGCCGCATGATCGCCGCGTCCGAGCAGAGCTGCCTCTTCGAGGTCGGTGAGGCGATGGAAGGTGTGAACCTGGCGCGGGCGTTCAAGAAGCCGCTGCGTGAGGTGCCTGGGGCGGATGCCGCAATCCGTGAATTCCTGGCCACCCCGGTTTCCGGCTACGACAAGCCGGTCTTCTTGGGACACGGTTTGTTCGATTCGGACGTGCCCACTCCGATCGGGGTGATCCTCAACTCCAGCATGTGGCTGCGCCAGTTTATCGGCTCCCCGCGCAATAACCGAGTGGTGGTCAGGTGGTACCCGGCCGACCACGTTGACACGATGAACGAGTCCACCGCCGACTCCGTACCGTTTTTGGACGGGATCATGAACTAA
- a CDS encoding transposase — protein sequence MSQQRKKYTPEYRHEAANLVIESERPIAHAAKEIGVAPGLLGRWVKNERERRGASDGMSEADLRAENARLRRELAEAKMDNEFLSKATAFFALRQREQKSSN from the coding sequence GTGAGTCAACAGCGCAAGAAGTATACGCCGGAGTACCGGCATGAAGCCGCAAACTTGGTAATCGAGTCAGAGCGCCCAATTGCTCATGCGGCTAAGGAGATTGGCGTCGCACCAGGTCTTTTAGGCCGGTGGGTAAAGAATGAGCGCGAACGCCGAGGAGCTTCAGATGGGATGAGTGAGGCTGATCTCCGAGCTGAGAATGCTCGCCTGCGCCGTGAGTTGGCGGAAGCCAAGATGGATAACGAGTTTTTGTCAAAAGCGACAGCCTTCTTCGCTTTGAGGCAACGCGAGCAGAAAAGTTCGAACTAA
- a CDS encoding IS3 family transposase yields MARLLKVSRSGYYKWAHVQQKQLSGKDDRAAFYDGVDRKIHQIWKDSDEVYGAPRITAELTERYQITLNRKTVAKRMRMMGIEGISPRAFVPVTTIQAKRKSTLPDLVKRMFDTGVKRPGV; encoded by the coding sequence ATGGCACGACTATTAAAAGTATCTCGGTCTGGATACTACAAATGGGCCCATGTACAGCAGAAACAACTATCCGGAAAAGATGATCGGGCAGCATTTTACGATGGCGTCGACCGCAAGATTCATCAGATTTGGAAAGACTCCGATGAGGTTTATGGTGCTCCGCGGATCACCGCAGAACTTACCGAGCGCTACCAGATCACCTTGAATCGCAAAACTGTGGCGAAGCGGATGCGCATGATGGGCATTGAAGGGATCTCACCGCGTGCTTTCGTTCCAGTGACAACGATCCAAGCCAAGCGTAAATCCACGCTTCCTGACCTGGTTAAACGCATGTTTGATACCGGTGTGAAGCGTCCTGGGGTTTAG
- a CDS encoding IS3 family transposase (programmed frameshift), with protein sequence MPRYSEQFKRDAVALYENNEDLSLHAASAELGINRSSLYSWLKQYGTGKRVRTKSMRDKAQATTDSERIRQLEKEVSKLREERDILRKAAKYFGRRDTLVIRFQFVYDHRTEYSVKRMCHVLKLNRSSFYKWVNTREKRRLKMCSDAFIGARIKSIFDDEHGLYGAKRIAASLKADTDFPPINHKKVARIMKSMGLKGFTKQRRCVTTRRKPGHRVMPDLVGRKFTADKPNQVYVGDITYLPCKGGKNMYLATVIDVYSRKLVGHALADHMRVSLVIEALSHARKVRGSLQGAIFHSDHDSVYTSQAFQDHCTQLGVRQSMGAVGTSADNALAESFNATIKREVLRDRKVFDNPTTCRQEVFRWCMRYNTR encoded by the exons ATGCCTAGGTACTCCGAACAGTTCAAACGTGATGCTGTGGCCCTCTACGAAAACAATGAGGACCTCTCACTTCACGCGGCTTCAGCAGAGCTAGGAATCAATCGTTCCTCACTTTATTCCTGGCTTAAGCAGTACGGCACCGGCAAGCGTGTCCGCACAAAAAGCATGCGCGACAAGGCACAGGCGACGACTGATTCTGAACGAATCCGTCAGCTAGAAAAAGAAGTCTCTAAGCTTCGTGAAGAACGCGATATCCTGCGTAAGGCCGCGAAATATTTTG GCCGAAGAGACACGCTGGTAATCCGCTTCCAGTTTGTCTATGACCATCGAACCGAGTACTCGGTCAAGCGGATGTGCCACGTGTTAAAGCTCAATCGCTCCTCGTTCTACAAATGGGTCAACACCCGCGAAAAACGCAGGTTAAAGATGTGTTCCGATGCTTTTATTGGGGCGAGAATCAAGAGCATCTTCGATGATGAGCACGGGCTTTATGGTGCTAAACGCATCGCTGCAAGCCTTAAAGCCGATACGGACTTTCCTCCGATCAATCACAAGAAGGTCGCACGCATTATGAAATCCATGGGGCTAAAAGGCTTTACTAAACAACGTCGATGTGTCACTACCAGGCGCAAGCCTGGTCATCGAGTCATGCCAGATTTAGTAGGCCGCAAATTCACCGCTGATAAGCCGAACCAGGTGTATGTAGGCGATATCACCTACCTGCCGTGTAAGGGAGGCAAGAACATGTACCTTGCCACAGTCATCGACGTCTACTCGCGCAAACTCGTCGGCCATGCACTCGCCGATCACATGCGGGTATCGCTGGTTATCGAAGCTTTGTCCCATGCCAGGAAAGTCCGCGGAAGCCTTCAAGGGGCAATTTTCCATTCCGATCACGACAGTGTGTACACCTCACAGGCTTTTCAAGACCACTGCACCCAACTTGGTGTTCGCCAATCCATGGGAGCAGTGGGAACGAGTGCCGATAATGCCCTGGCAGAATCCTTTAACGCCACCATAAAGCGTGAAGTGCTGCGTGATCGGAAAGTCTTTGACAATCCCACTACCTGCCGCCAAGAAGTCTTTCGATGGTGCATGCGCTACAACACGCGCTGA
- a CDS encoding heparan-alpha-glucosaminide N-acetyltransferase domain-containing protein produces the protein MTGQNTPPETTQNRPTPGPTDVRPIWDGEKEKLPASISELSDPGPPTWSTDRAFGPRFSPNRIVGLDAARGVAIIGMIAVHILPSSNEYTGEPTAIWKMCAGNSAALFAVLAGISVALMTGANNPHVGIKWRRSCVSLITRALLILGIGLALDQFDVDVYNILPYYGLMFLLAVPLTRLRIWHLLSLSLLFAFIGPLVIFATNSRVVYLTTLNPSFYDVFETPLDVVITLLIGGTYPAITWMAYLCLGMAVCRMNLKWLTTQIRLTVCGGLIAASSAIFTTFALDYGGGFAKLYGQTDGYGAHDILEIFKFGPDGHLPTDTAWWLAISGPHTETTPSIMLSAGVALFVIGVLLVISRTLSGLLFPLITAGSMSMTLYVSHLLLFVPFLESIHEHAVIWFFAQIVSMMLLSSAWYFTVGKGPLESLMAMICRRIGKMVVPPSPEPVNVPLQDK, from the coding sequence GTGACCGGACAAAACACGCCCCCAGAAACCACACAGAATCGCCCCACGCCTGGCCCCACGGATGTCCGTCCCATCTGGGATGGAGAGAAAGAGAAGCTGCCAGCCAGCATTTCCGAATTAAGCGATCCGGGTCCCCCTACATGGAGTACTGACCGCGCTTTCGGCCCACGTTTTAGCCCGAATCGAATCGTCGGGCTTGACGCTGCTCGTGGTGTCGCGATTATCGGAATGATTGCCGTACATATTCTTCCCTCCTCTAATGAATACACAGGAGAACCAACCGCAATTTGGAAGATGTGCGCTGGCAATTCTGCTGCACTTTTCGCAGTGTTGGCAGGAATATCCGTAGCTTTAATGACAGGTGCCAATAACCCGCATGTAGGCATAAAGTGGCGTCGCAGCTGTGTTTCATTAATAACCCGCGCTCTGCTTATTCTGGGAATTGGCCTAGCACTGGACCAGTTTGACGTAGATGTCTATAATATTCTGCCCTACTATGGCTTGATGTTTCTTCTCGCAGTACCTTTAACTCGACTGCGGATATGGCACCTTTTGTCGCTTTCCCTACTGTTTGCTTTTATTGGTCCATTAGTAATTTTCGCTACTAATTCGAGGGTGGTTTATCTAACCACGCTTAATCCGAGTTTCTACGACGTATTTGAAACTCCGCTCGACGTTGTTATCACCTTGCTAATAGGCGGGACATATCCTGCGATTACCTGGATGGCGTACTTGTGCTTAGGCATGGCCGTGTGCCGTATGAACTTAAAATGGCTAACGACTCAGATCCGTCTCACTGTATGCGGTGGACTTATTGCTGCTTCTAGCGCCATATTCACTACTTTTGCACTTGATTACGGCGGCGGTTTTGCGAAACTATATGGGCAAACCGATGGTTACGGTGCACACGATATTCTAGAGATATTTAAATTCGGCCCCGATGGGCACCTTCCCACTGACACCGCATGGTGGCTGGCGATTAGTGGTCCGCATACAGAAACAACTCCCTCGATCATGCTTTCTGCAGGCGTCGCCTTGTTCGTAATTGGGGTCCTGCTTGTGATTTCGCGAACGCTATCGGGATTACTTTTCCCTCTTATTACCGCTGGCTCAATGTCGATGACTTTGTATGTCTCCCACTTGCTGTTGTTCGTTCCTTTCCTGGAGTCCATTCATGAACATGCCGTCATATGGTTTTTCGCCCAAATTGTATCCATGATGCTTCTTTCTTCGGCATGGTATTTCACGGTAGGGAAAGGCCCCCTTGAATCACTGATGGCAATGATTTGTCGCCGAATTGGGAAAATGGTGGTTCCCCCTTCGCCGGAACCCGTTAACGTTCCATTGCAAGATAAATAG